CTCTTATTTAGGAACTCCTCTCTTTATAGATAAAGCAAAAATAAAACTCTTTGAAAGCATAATAGAAAAAATGGAACACAAAGTGCAAGGTTGGATAGGTAAAGTTCTAGCTCAATCTAGTAAATGATTCTTAATAAAACAACCCTGGCAGGTGTCGCTAGTTACCAAATGAGTTACTTTATTCTTCCCAAAAAATCACCTATAAAATAGATGCCTTACAAACAGACTTCTGGTGGGGAAAGAAACCAATTACAAAGGTTGTTATCCTAAATCTTACTCATGCTTATGTAAACCTACTAGCAAAAGTGGGATAGGGTTTCGGAATGCTCATAAGGTTAATCTAGCCTTAATATCTAAACTAGCTTGGAGACTCCTAACTGAACCCAAGGCCCTCTGGGTAACTCAACTAAAACCCAAATATTTTAAGAAATCCCCAACTTTTAAAGCTAAAGTACCCTCTTCTAGCTCTTGGATATGGAAATGCATCAGTAAGGGGATTAATTTAGTAGAACAAAACAGTATATGGGAAGTAGGAGATGGCATTAGTATTGATATTTCTGATGATAATTGGATTCCTAAACTAGAGTAAAATCTTAGTACGTACGAAACTGTGAATAACTCTCATTTAACACTTGTGAAAGATCTTATAGATCCTATCGCTAATAAGTGGAACTCTAACTTAATTTTTGAATTGTTTCCATGACAGATTGCTAGACAGATTTGTAACATTAGAATTGATTTAGCTAAACCAGATACTCTTAAATGGCTACTTACTAACTCATGAAAATTTACAGTCAAGTCCATGTATAATAAGTTAAGTGAAAGAACTATGAATAACTATAACCTAGGGCAGCCTGATGATTTATGTAAAGGATTATGGAAAATAAATGTATCTCAAAGAATAAAGATTTTCACATGGAAGTGTTTACAAAATGCTGTTTCTACTAATCTAAAATTATCTAGATTTATGAAAGATATAACTCCTAATTGCACTTTTGGATGTACGGAACATGAATCCATAGAACCATCTCTTCTTATACTGTCCTTATGCCAAGTTAGTATGGGCATCAGAGCCATATCCAGTTGACCTGAATTTTGATAGAACTACTACTTTTTTGGATGTTTGTAAAGACCGGATAGGAAAAGAAGATATTGTTATTCCCATAGAAATTATCATGACAAAGATATGGTTTATATGGAAGAAAAGATGCAATACATCCtttgaaaaacaacaacaaacacataATCAATTAGCTCTTGAAATACAAAGACATTTAGATTATTGGTACAAGGACAAGTTTTCAACCAAACATGTCAAAACTGGAACAGTGGAAAAACCTAGTTGGAAAGCTCCtaaacattcacaaaagaaactCAATTTAGATGTAGCCTGGACCTCCATGTATGTACCAGcaggtttttctttaattttcagAAATGATGCAGGGAGTTTTGGACAAGGCAGAGCAGGACCCATCACAGCTTCAACCcaagaagaagcagaagctctAGGGCTTTTATAGGCAGCTAAATGGGCGACAGAGAAGGGACTGTCAAACTTTAGTGTGGAAGGAGATTGCAAGAACCTTTTTGATTACTTGGTGGAAAATCTTCTCAAATCAATTGGTAGTTGCAGACGATCATGGATGAAGTAAAGAGAGTTTTTAACCTTTgtcaaaaaaaattgggttttttttACATTCTTACATCAGCAAACGATGTAGCTGATATATTTGCTAgcgaggataaatctttctcAACTTGTATTAATGGGAGGAATGAACCTCCATCTTATATTGTGTGTgctttagaagtagataaatGTAATGTTTGGGTTAGAGTACATAGCCCaacattagatggctctactattgatataagggttactaactccctaagttagtCTGTTTTTATTCCATTCCaacttacaaaaaataaataaataattattaaataatcgagtattaattaatggAGTTTCTGATGTACTTGGTTAATTGTGAGAGACCATGGGAGACTCGGACTGGTTGCTGGTTTATTCGCTGCTTATTGAAGTTAAGTACCCAAGTTGCGCAACTAATCTTATGTTCTTTGCGAAATCAATTATTTGTCTGATTGGAAGGGCTCACATATGGCAGGGGATGGAGTGGAGAGATTCTTTCAGAGTTTCATTGTGTTTAAATTCTTTTGTTTAGGTGAAGTGTAACAGATTGAGCGGGGAATACATGATCACCTGAAATGGCTAAGCAGTGAAACTTTTGAGATTTTTGTGGACTGTTTGAAAGCCTAAGATTAATGACAATGAAGTTCATTGTAACTTGGTTGTGAAAAAACTATGGCCCGGATGTCAACTTCATTAAATGCAACAAGCAACGATCTGGAACTGGAACTAAGGTTATGCTGAATTATACATGCAGCTCTTTAATCACTGTGCTACTACGATTTACAGTAATCTACTTTTGGTTTACTTTCTACTGAAAACAGCTCCAGAGTCCAGACTTCTTACACACCTACGAGTCTATAAATCTATCTAGTTTGCAACTTCAGTAAAGAGActtcgaaaaaaaaaatctggaataACTCTTTATGAGTAATTACAGGGGGTTTTCACCCTTTTCTTGTGCGgcctcaacatattcttcagCAAGCTTCTTCACCTTTTCACCTTCCTTGATGAGAAAATTTGCATTCTTGTCTTTCATGTGGTATCTCATTACTTTTTCTGTTGTTTTAGTCACTGCCCATCGATACTGTTCTGCTGTAATGACACCACTCTTGCATAGTGGCCTGATGTGCTCCTTGATGTAAGCTTCAACCTGAGAAGGTATATTCAGTGATAACAAACAGGTCAGAGAAAGATAAAGCTTGAAAGATATAAAAAAATCCGAGTCCATAACTGTTTCAGCTTTTAAACAAACTACTTTCTGTTTCAGAAGAGTACTTTAACTGAATGCATTCCCACCTTCTGTCTCACTTTCTGTTTCAGATGAGTAATTTAATTACAACATACCTAGTCAACCAACAACTTAATTATAAACTACTACTAGTAACAATCCAAAAGATAAGTGCATGGTTAGTTTCAAAATGAAATATCTAAACTaccactcttcttcttctttctttcttctttttcgttcttTTTTCTATTCTGTACACAATTAACACAATCCAGCAGTGAACAAACTaacattcagaaaaacataaCTTATTTTCAAATGTTTAAATGTGTAAAATATGTACGCATTGAAAACCTTGTGTTGGCATCAAAACAGTGGGTGTGATGATTGATGCAAAAAGCCAAGTAAATCTCGCACATGGACAATGTGAGTGCCCCATTACCTTTTTAGATACGGAGTGACTAATCTCAGTCTGCTTGCCACTTTGGGGTTTCTTGTCCTTCGGCCTGACACTCTTACTCATCAAGGAGTGATTTGGCGAGTGATTCCCCTCAGAAAACCCAACTTCAGCAGGGAAACTTCCTTCGACCATTTTTTCTGCAGAACTCTCACCTTGATGTTCAGATCCTTTACTTATTGTGTGATTTACAATATCCCCACAACCAATGATTGACTTATTTTGCTCCACTGATtctatttttggaaatttttctACTAAGGGTTCTTTGTCAGGGCCATACAGTTCTTCATATTCTGCTAAAGAAAGCTCCCCATCTAGTTCACCTTGTAACTGTTCTAATGAAGGACAAGAAGTATTTGTTGCCAACTCTAACATTGagttttccatgtttttttcttTGCTATCAGGTGGTTTTTCATCAGTTACTGTCATCTTTTGGTCTTTAGAGTTCAGGGAATGATCTATCTTTTCTGTGTTAAGGGTAGAGAACACCACCTTCATTTTCATATCTACTTCCTCCGTTTGTGACATGGATACATTTAAAGCACTAGCACCAATTAGATCTTCATCTcccaaatcatactcaaaatcccCATATATATCAAGATCTGGATGAGAATCCATATCAAACACACTGTCGGGTTCTTTTTCTGTAACACGATAAGGACTGTCACCAGGGGAATTGGATACAAGTCCTGCCATTTTCAATGCTTCCTCGATTGATGGATCGGTGGAATCTCCTGGAGAAGGTTCTACACTTTCAGGATgaggtggtgatgatgaagaAGGATTTGGTTCTTCAGGTCCAACGAGTTTGCTGCTATGTACATGTTGACGTAGAGCCTGAGAACAGAGATTTACATAGACTAGCTTGCTACTTGACCTATCAACAACATCCTTTTCAATGTTAACTGCATCTGCAACAGCCAACTCAGTTATAGCAGTTCTGCGGATAACAGGGAGATCTGCTAACTTTAAGAAGTACTCGGTCATGCGGTAAAGTTGTGCCTGTACAAAAACGATAGCCAATAACATATAAGACAGATGCTATCCACATATACATATAGAGAGAGAGACTTTCTGCTATACTTTCATTACACACCTGTCTAACTGATATAGGAACCTTATTATGACGACTTTCTGCTAGTACCGGTTTCATGTCTGCAGGCAGTTGTGCCTGCACAAACCAGTCAACAAAATGCATTTCCAGATCAGTTTCACATGACAGAATCATGACGCACATTACATAAATCAGAATTGTCAATGAAAGATAAATTCACGTACCAATAAAGGGTAATTTCCTTTAAGCGCAGAGTTGTCTTCCTGTTTCCGTTGATTAGAATCCCTTTCTGTTACTGCTGTTTTCCTCGCGAGAACCTCCAGAGCCCACTTCCTTTTATCAATCTTCGGGTCAGATTTACCAGGCGATTCCTTCATAGATTGGGCCTTCATTTTGGAATCATGGGCCATTGGTTTCCTACTAGCAGTTTCAACCTTCAACCTAGGGGAAACGTTGATTTTCCTTTTATCACCAACTGAAGGACCACTAACTGCGGAGGTATTCTTAGAGTTGTGAATAAGGCTTTGGCCCACTCTATCGTTATCGGTTAGACTTGAAATTTTATACTCTAAATTTGTCTCATTGTTATCAATCTCTGCAAGAACTGATAGAGGTTTGATATCATCCTTCCTAGGGAAAACAGAAGTATCTGCAAGATACAATCTGGATAGAATTGAACTTTTAGCATCATCTTCAGGCTCACTATCCACATCTGAGCTCTCAGAACTCTTCCTCAGAAGATCAAGAACAGATTTCAGAGTTTCCATCTTTTCAGGTCTGCTAATATTTGTGGCACGATGTTTCCAAAATTCGACTTCCCATTCCCTGTCCCATGCACGTTTACGCCGTCCATTTACATTTCCGTAGATTTTCTTCGTTAAACTCTCACGTGTCTTACCCTTTTGCAGCATTGACTTTTTCGCCCTTGCAATTGAAGGATCGAGCTTTTTACTTGGCTCTGATTCAGCTTTCTTTCCCCCAACAGCAGCTCTAAATGCTTTAAGCAGCTTTGGGTCAAATGCATATTTGTTTAGATCTTTAGTGTCTTTGTTGCGAACTGCTTCTCTAATTTGGTTTCTCAGTTCCTCTAATAGTTTGGATGACGCATCCTCCACATTCCTGCGCATTATCTTCTTTACTCTTAATCCAGCTCCATTATCTCTTCCGTCAGATAACCTGACAGTAGGTTTTGATAGTGTCCCTCTAACAATTGTCATAATATCTGGAACCGCACGCTTCTTATAAGTAACATCATTtaccttgtcactttcagaagcTGCTGGGAGCTTAGGGTGTTTCTGGGGTCCTCTTTTCAAGTAATCTCTAACTCCAGAGTTACATGCTGCTTTTGGGAACTTTCTATCAGCTCTTGCACTCATTGCAGAAACTCCAGTATCCCCTTTGACACTGTTTTCTCTAATCCCAATTTCAGAGTCTTCATTCACATCGATGTGACCACTACTATTACCACAGGCAGACAAATGAATCAGAAAACTGGTAACAAATCAAAGATCCAGCTAACTGAAATACACATTGATTCTTAGAAGAACCCCAATGGCAGTTGATATCTATTTTGGTGATAACTACTGACCTATGACTCATAACTTTTCTCTTTAAAGCATTAAAACCAACAGCAGCCTCCTTAGCATCAGGTCCCAACTTTTtagctgaagacaaaaaagagggaggaaaaaaagaaaaaaggaaaagggAGTACATGCTTAGAGACTGCGTAAAGGAAATAAAACAGTTCTATACCACTCACTTCTATAAAAGGGAGATAAGGACACCCTATACACTCACTTCTATACCTGGTAAGGAAGACTCTTCCAAGGGCATCTGCTGCATGAGATCTTCCATGTGACTTTCAGTTGCATTAAAGTCATTCTTGTCAACTAAAAGAATACCAAGGAACGACCAAAAAGTGAGTCATTAAATCACGAAGGGAACAGCCAATATACACAAAAGCCTCCAACTAAAAATGCATACCTGATAAAGAAGACTGCGAAGATAAGCCAAAATAAAGATTAAAACTGGGTACATTAATAGTTGGCTCACTCCCATTCGAGGTCATATCAACAGAagttttatctccatcagaaatAACTGGTGCAACTTTTACTTGAACCCCATTACTCTTCAATTTGCCAGGAGTATCTAATGAGAAGGAAAGTGCTGACAAAGCTTCCGGTAGATTACTGTTTGGTTGTATATTATAAACAGATTCCATTTCCAGTGTGGTACTACTAAAGGTAGCGTAAGACAAAGAGTGTTCTTTTATTCTATCCTCTTTCGTGTCGAAGGCTGATGCAATATTATCATTCGGAACTTCACACTGTTTCTTTTCAACCGAggagacaacaacagcagtttCTCCGGCATCAGCAACAGATACGTGTAACGGTTTAGACAATGCAGTCTCACCTGAACATTCATGATCAAT
This DNA window, taken from Papaver somniferum cultivar HN1 chromosome 3, ASM357369v1, whole genome shotgun sequence, encodes the following:
- the LOC113358439 gene encoding uncharacterized protein At4g10930-like isoform X1 encodes the protein MDAELDTSGLLEVEDSSFAIMGDMDTTSFENEKCGICMDVVIDRGAIDSCQHWFCFSCIDNWSTITSLCPLCQKEFQLITCVPVFDTIGSGRADDEFLSGDEEWSIQGSNNTLSFPSYYIDENAVICLDGDGCKIRSGSAKIEDDPNLDTSIACDSCDLWYHAFCVGFDTEATSENSWLCPRCVVNEVAHKFDGASEIDHECSGETALSKPLHVSVADAGETAVVVSSVEKKQCEVPNDNIASAFDTKEDRIKEHSLSYATFSSTTLEMESVYNIQPNSNLPEALSALSFSLDTPGKLKSNGVQVKVAPVISDGDKTSVDMTSNGSEPTINVPSFNLYFGLSSQSSLSVDKNDFNATESHMEDLMQQMPLEESSLPAKKLGPDAKEAAVGFNALKRKVMSHSSGHIDVNEDSEIGIRENSVKGDTGVSAMSARADRKFPKAACNSGVRDYLKRGPQKHPKLPAASESDKVNDVTYKKRAVPDIMTIVRGTLSKPTVRLSDGRDNGAGLRVKKIMRRNVEDASSKLLEELRNQIREAVRNKDTKDLNKYAFDPKLLKAFRAAVGGKKAESEPSKKLDPSIARAKKSMLQKGKTRESLTKKIYGNVNGRRKRAWDREWEVEFWKHRATNISRPEKMETLKSVLDLLRKSSESSDVDSEPEDDAKSSILSRLYLADTSVFPRKDDIKPLSVLAEIDNNETNLEYKISSLTDNDRVGQSLIHNSKNTSAVSGPSVGDKRKINVSPRLKVETASRKPMAHDSKMKAQSMKESPGKSDPKIDKRKWALEVLARKTAVTERDSNQRKQEDNSALKGNYPLLAQLPADMKPVLAESRHNKVPISVRQAQLYRMTEYFLKLADLPVIRRTAITELAVADAVNIEKDVVDRSSSKLVYVNLCSQALRQHVHSSKLVGPEEPNPSSSSPPHPESVEPSPGDSTDPSIEEALKMAGLVSNSPGDSPYRVTEKEPDSVFDMDSHPDLDIYGDFEYDLGDEDLIGASALNVSMSQTEEVDMKMKVVFSTLNTEKIDHSLNSKDQKMTVTDEKPPDSKEKNMENSMLELATNTSCPSLEQLQGELDGELSLAEYEELYGPDKEPLVEKFPKIESVEQNKSIIGCGDIVNHTISKGSEHQGESSAEKMVEGSFPAEVGFSEGNHSPNHSLMSKSVRPKDKKPQSGKQTEISHSVSKKVEAYIKEHIRPLCKSGVITAEQYRWAVTKTTEKVMRYHMKDKNANFLIKEGEKVKKLAEEYVEAAQEKGENPL
- the LOC113358439 gene encoding uncharacterized protein At4g10930-like isoform X2 yields the protein MDAELDTSGLLEVEDSSFAIMGDMDTTSFENEKCGICMDVVIDRGAIDSCQHWFCFSCIDNWSTITSLCPLCQKEFQLITCVPVFDTIGSGRADDEFLSGDEEWSIQGSNNTLSFPSYYIDENAVICLDGDGCKIRSGSAKIEDDPNLDTSIACDSCDLWYHAFCVGFDTEATSENSWLCPRCVVNEVAHKFDGASEIDHECSGETALSKPLHVSVADAGETAVVVSSVEKKQCEVPNDNIASAFDTKEDRIKEHSLSYATFSSTTLEMESVYNIQPNSNLPEALSALSFSLDTPGKLKSNGVQVKVAPVISDGDKTSVDMTSNGSEPTINVPSFNLYFGLSSQSSLSVDKNDFNATESHMEDLMQQMPLEESSLPAKKLGPDAKEAAVGFNALKRKVMSHSGHIDVNEDSEIGIRENSVKGDTGVSAMSARADRKFPKAACNSGVRDYLKRGPQKHPKLPAASESDKVNDVTYKKRAVPDIMTIVRGTLSKPTVRLSDGRDNGAGLRVKKIMRRNVEDASSKLLEELRNQIREAVRNKDTKDLNKYAFDPKLLKAFRAAVGGKKAESEPSKKLDPSIARAKKSMLQKGKTRESLTKKIYGNVNGRRKRAWDREWEVEFWKHRATNISRPEKMETLKSVLDLLRKSSESSDVDSEPEDDAKSSILSRLYLADTSVFPRKDDIKPLSVLAEIDNNETNLEYKISSLTDNDRVGQSLIHNSKNTSAVSGPSVGDKRKINVSPRLKVETASRKPMAHDSKMKAQSMKESPGKSDPKIDKRKWALEVLARKTAVTERDSNQRKQEDNSALKGNYPLLAQLPADMKPVLAESRHNKVPISVRQAQLYRMTEYFLKLADLPVIRRTAITELAVADAVNIEKDVVDRSSSKLVYVNLCSQALRQHVHSSKLVGPEEPNPSSSSPPHPESVEPSPGDSTDPSIEEALKMAGLVSNSPGDSPYRVTEKEPDSVFDMDSHPDLDIYGDFEYDLGDEDLIGASALNVSMSQTEEVDMKMKVVFSTLNTEKIDHSLNSKDQKMTVTDEKPPDSKEKNMENSMLELATNTSCPSLEQLQGELDGELSLAEYEELYGPDKEPLVEKFPKIESVEQNKSIIGCGDIVNHTISKGSEHQGESSAEKMVEGSFPAEVGFSEGNHSPNHSLMSKSVRPKDKKPQSGKQTEISHSVSKKVEAYIKEHIRPLCKSGVITAEQYRWAVTKTTEKVMRYHMKDKNANFLIKEGEKVKKLAEEYVEAAQEKGENPL